From Salvia splendens isolate huo1 chromosome 16, SspV2, whole genome shotgun sequence, a single genomic window includes:
- the LOC121772343 gene encoding lipid phosphate phosphatase delta-like isoform X2, translating into MESITTGWQVISLCGIALWIVISSKLKVTQKLRSCTQPWICQRVISGTPIVIRIQKYQHRCLDAFFSGLSCVVSVPFYTSFLPLLFWTGHCKLARQMTLLIAFCDYTGNCIKDVVSAPRPQTPPVRRITATKDEEDNAMEYGFPSSHTLNTVCLSGYLLHYILDYSESNDLYIRVAGIILACLVVGLIGFGRIYLGMHSLIDIIGGLALGLGILAIWLSVSEYIDNFVVSGQNVVSFWAALCFLLLFAYPTPEVPTPSFEYHTAFNGVSLGIVIGIHQTFDQFHHEDVARVFSPQLALPAFVGRLLLGIPTILLVKFCSKAIAKWILPIFSNTLGIPVRSTSYIPNLNVTDKKSDVLKQSGYLQKMFSKQTSFDVDTGIRLLQYAGLAW; encoded by the exons ATGGAAAGCATAACAACAGGGTGGCAAGTAATTTCATTATGTGGGATAGCACTTTGGATTGTGATTTCTTCTAAGTTGAAGGTGACTCAAAAGCTCAGATCTTGTACACAGCCATGGATCTGTCAACGCGTTATTTCTGGAACTCCCATTGTTATTAGGATTCAG AAATACCAGCACAGATGTTTGGATGCATTCTTTTCTGGGTTATCTTGTGTTGTTTCTGTACCTTTTTATACTTCCTTTCTTCCCCTGCTTTTCTGG ACTGGGCATTGCAAATTGGCTAGGCAAATGACACTCTTGATAGCTTTCTGTGATTATACTGGAAACTGCATAAAG GATGTGGTTTCAGCGCCTAGACCCCAAACTCCACCTGTCAGAAGAATAACAGCCACCAAGGATGAGGAAGATAATGCAATGGAATACGGATTCCCTTCGTCACACACTCTTAATACTGTCTGCTTATCGGG GTACCTTTTACACTACATTCTTGACTACAGTGAAAGTAATGATCTCTACATTAGAGTGGCTGGAATCATTCTGGCTTGTCTGGTTGTTGGTCTCATTGGTTTTG GAAGGATATACCTTGGAATGCACAGCTTGATCGATATTATTGGTGGTCTGGCTTTGGGACTAGGAATCTTGGCAATTTGGCTCTCTGTGTCAGAATACATAGATAATTTTGTAGTTTCTGGTCAAAATG TTGTATCTTTCTGGGCTGCCTTATGCTTCTTGTTACTATTTGCATACCCCACTCCTGAAGTTCCAACACCAAGTTTTGAGTATCACACGGCCTTCAATGGCGTTTCCCTGGGTATT GTGATAGGAATCCACCAGACGTTCGATCAGTTTCACCATGAAGATGTCGCTCGTGTATTTTCCCCTCAGCTTGCACTTCCTGCCTTTGTGGGTAGACTACTACTAGGAATCCCGACAATCCTTCTTGTGAAATTCTGCAGCAAGGCTATTGCCAAATGGATTCTTCCAATTTTTTCAAATACTTTGGGAATCCCAGTAAGATCAACAAGCTATATACCTAACTTAAATGTAACCGACAAGAAATCTGATGTATTGAAGCAGTCGGGTTATCTCCAAAAAATGTTCTCCAAGCAGACGTCATTTGATGTCGATACTGGCATCAGGCTCCTTCAGTATGCTGGTCTTGCCTG GTag
- the LOC121772343 gene encoding lipid phosphate phosphatase delta-like isoform X1 encodes MESITTGWQVISLCGIALWIVISSKLKVTQKLRSCTQPWICQRVISGTPIVIRIQKYQHRCLDAFFSGLSCVVSVPFYTSFLPLLFWTGHCKLARQMTLLIAFCDYTGNCIKDVVSAPRPQTPPVRRITATKDEEDNAMEYGFPSSHTLNTVCLSGYLLHYILDYSESNDLYIRVAGIILACLVVGLIGFGRIYLGMHSLIDIIGGLALGLGILAIWLSVSEYIDNFVVSGQNVVSFWAALCFLLLFAYPTPEVPTPSFEYHTAFNGVSLGIVIGIHQTFDQFHHEDVARVFSPQLALPAFVGRLLLGIPTILLVKFCSKAIAKWILPIFSNTLGIPVRSTSYIPNLNVTDKKSDVLKQSGYLQKMFSKQTSFDVDTGIRLLQYAGLAWSVVDLVPSMFFHIGL; translated from the exons ATGGAAAGCATAACAACAGGGTGGCAAGTAATTTCATTATGTGGGATAGCACTTTGGATTGTGATTTCTTCTAAGTTGAAGGTGACTCAAAAGCTCAGATCTTGTACACAGCCATGGATCTGTCAACGCGTTATTTCTGGAACTCCCATTGTTATTAGGATTCAG AAATACCAGCACAGATGTTTGGATGCATTCTTTTCTGGGTTATCTTGTGTTGTTTCTGTACCTTTTTATACTTCCTTTCTTCCCCTGCTTTTCTGG ACTGGGCATTGCAAATTGGCTAGGCAAATGACACTCTTGATAGCTTTCTGTGATTATACTGGAAACTGCATAAAG GATGTGGTTTCAGCGCCTAGACCCCAAACTCCACCTGTCAGAAGAATAACAGCCACCAAGGATGAGGAAGATAATGCAATGGAATACGGATTCCCTTCGTCACACACTCTTAATACTGTCTGCTTATCGGG GTACCTTTTACACTACATTCTTGACTACAGTGAAAGTAATGATCTCTACATTAGAGTGGCTGGAATCATTCTGGCTTGTCTGGTTGTTGGTCTCATTGGTTTTG GAAGGATATACCTTGGAATGCACAGCTTGATCGATATTATTGGTGGTCTGGCTTTGGGACTAGGAATCTTGGCAATTTGGCTCTCTGTGTCAGAATACATAGATAATTTTGTAGTTTCTGGTCAAAATG TTGTATCTTTCTGGGCTGCCTTATGCTTCTTGTTACTATTTGCATACCCCACTCCTGAAGTTCCAACACCAAGTTTTGAGTATCACACGGCCTTCAATGGCGTTTCCCTGGGTATT GTGATAGGAATCCACCAGACGTTCGATCAGTTTCACCATGAAGATGTCGCTCGTGTATTTTCCCCTCAGCTTGCACTTCCTGCCTTTGTGGGTAGACTACTACTAGGAATCCCGACAATCCTTCTTGTGAAATTCTGCAGCAAGGCTATTGCCAAATGGATTCTTCCAATTTTTTCAAATACTTTGGGAATCCCAGTAAGATCAACAAGCTATATACCTAACTTAAATGTAACCGACAAGAAATCTGATGTATTGAAGCAGTCGGGTTATCTCCAAAAAATGTTCTCCAAGCAGACGTCATTTGATGTCGATACTGGCATCAGGCTCCTTCAGTATGCTGGTCTTGCCTGGTCTGTTGTTGACCTTGTACCTTCAATGTTCTTTCACATAGGATTGTAA